Proteins encoded by one window of Salvia splendens isolate huo1 chromosome 5, SspV2, whole genome shotgun sequence:
- the LOC121803384 gene encoding AT-hook motif nuclear-localized protein 27-like, whose product MGDYEQEAPNSFHHIRETPTTSSAATGSRPRGRPPGSKNKSKPPTIVTRDTPNALGTHILEVSPGNDVVESVSAYARRRGRGVCVLSGTGAVSNVALRQPAVALQGRFEILSLSGTLLPPPAPPGAGGLVVFLAGGQGQVVGGSVAGPLVAACPVVLMAASFANAVFERLPLEVEEEGSSGVSGGNSGLFSAVSGNAAEAAGNYLFAADLFGLGSGSNVRPPPPF is encoded by the coding sequence ATGGGTGATTACGAGCAAGAAGCCCCTAATTCATTTCACCACATAAGAGAAACCCCCACCACAAGCTCCGCCGCCACCGGGAGCCGCCCCCGCGGCCGCCCTCCCGGCTCCAAGAACAAATCAAAACCCCCGACGATCGTCACCCGCGACACCCCCAACGCGCTCGGCACCCACATCCTCGAGGTCTCCCCCGGAAACGACGTCGTCGAGAGCGTCTCCGCCTACGCCAGGCGCCGCGGCAGGGGCGTCTGCGTCCTCAGCGGCACCGGCGCCGTCTCCAACGTAGCCCTGCGCCAGCCCGCGGTGGCGCTGCAGGGCCGCTTCGAGATCCTCTCGCTCTCGGGGACGCTGCTGCCTCCACCCGCGCCGCCTGGGGCTGGCGGGCTGGTGGTCTTCCTCGCCGGCGGGCAGGGGCAGGTGGTCGGCGGGAGCGTGGCCGGGCCGCTGGTGGCGGCGTGCCCGGTGGTGTTGATGGCGGCGTCGTTTGCGAATGCGGTGTTTGAGCGCTTGCCTctggaggtggaggaggagggGAGCTCCGGTGTCAGTGGTGGTAATAGCGGTTTGTTTAGCGCGGTAAGTGGGAatgcggcggaggcggcggggAATTATCTTTTTGCGGCTGATTTGTTTGGATTGGGCAGTGGAAGTAATGTAAGGCCGCCGCCACCGTTTTGA
- the LOC121803638 gene encoding RNA-binding protein 38-like isoform X1, translating to MAYQQQQQQPMPGPSPSSGQGGYQYMNSPFGDTTFTKVFVGGLAWETQSETMRHYFEQFGEILEAVVITDKNTARSKGYGFVTFRDPESARRACADPAPIIDGRRANCNLASLGRPRPAIPFGRLRSPAPYLGGQPAARGAYVGNFAYQQPVTYGFQQGLMYSPYGGGHSPRVNWNATQTGLVRYAAYSPEYPYPQGVYNPYGNQQYLHIYGMPGAVGTTMYPYNQMSQAVPGSHNYTALPGYAMPGHQIVQFGGPNVNAMTTTSVPTIPSPFPAGVGTPIQQQPQYLLPAHSPQYMPGSGSDQNAG from the exons ATGGCttatcagcagcagcagcagcagcctaTGCCTGGCCCGAGCCCAAGCTCGGGGCAGGGAGGATACCAGTATATGAATTCTCCATTTGGGGATACCACCTTCACTAAGGTTTTCGTAGGAGGGTTGGCTTGGGAAACTCAGAGTGAGACAATGAGGCATTATTTCGAGCAATTTGGAGAGATTCTTGAGGCCGTGGTCATCACCGATAAGAATACTGCCCGATCCAAAGGATATGGTTTT GTGACTTTCCGGGATCCAGAATCCGCTAGGAGAGCATGTGCAGATCCTGCACCAATTATTGATGGGAGGCGAGCTAATTGCAATTTGGCTTCACTAGGGAGACCTCGGCCAGCTATTCCGTTTG GACGCCTTAGATCTCCTGCACCTTACCTTGGAGGACAACCAGCTGCTAGAGGTGCTTATGTTGGAAATTTTGCCTACCAGCAACCTGTTACATATGGATTTCAGCAAGGCTTGATGTACTCTCCTTATGG GGGTGGGCATTCGCCTCGGGTAAATTGGAATGCAACCCAAACCGGTCTGGTCAG GTATGCCGCCTACAGTCCTGAGTATCCTTATCCTCAG GGAGTTTACAACCCTTATGGAAACCAGCAATACCTTCACATATATGGCATGCCTGGAGCAGTGGGCACAACTATGTATCCATACAATCAGATGAGTCAGGCTGTTCCCGGAAGTCATAATTACACTGCATTGCCAGGATATGCAATGCCTGGCCATCAGATAGTACAGTTTGGTGGACCCAATGTCAATGCTATGACAACGACTTCTGTTCCAACTATTCCATCCCCATTTCCTGCTG GTGTTGGAACACCTATTCAACAACAGCCACAATACTTACTACCTGCACATTCACCTCAATACATGCCAGGTAGCGGTTCTGACCAAAATGCTGGGTGA
- the LOC121803638 gene encoding RNA-binding protein 38-like isoform X2 has protein sequence MAYQQQQQQPMPGPSPSSGQGGYQYMNSPFGDTTFTKVFVGGLAWETQSETMRHYFEQFGEILEAVVITDKNTARSKGYGFVTFRDPESARRACADPAPIIDGRRANCNLASLGRPRPAIPFGRLRSPAPYLGGQPAARGAYVGNFAYQQPVTYGFQQGLMYSPYGYAAYSPEYPYPQGVYNPYGNQQYLHIYGMPGAVGTTMYPYNQMSQAVPGSHNYTALPGYAMPGHQIVQFGGPNVNAMTTTSVPTIPSPFPAGVGTPIQQQPQYLLPAHSPQYMPGSGSDQNAG, from the exons ATGGCttatcagcagcagcagcagcagcctaTGCCTGGCCCGAGCCCAAGCTCGGGGCAGGGAGGATACCAGTATATGAATTCTCCATTTGGGGATACCACCTTCACTAAGGTTTTCGTAGGAGGGTTGGCTTGGGAAACTCAGAGTGAGACAATGAGGCATTATTTCGAGCAATTTGGAGAGATTCTTGAGGCCGTGGTCATCACCGATAAGAATACTGCCCGATCCAAAGGATATGGTTTT GTGACTTTCCGGGATCCAGAATCCGCTAGGAGAGCATGTGCAGATCCTGCACCAATTATTGATGGGAGGCGAGCTAATTGCAATTTGGCTTCACTAGGGAGACCTCGGCCAGCTATTCCGTTTG GACGCCTTAGATCTCCTGCACCTTACCTTGGAGGACAACCAGCTGCTAGAGGTGCTTATGTTGGAAATTTTGCCTACCAGCAACCTGTTACATATGGATTTCAGCAAGGCTTGATGTACTCTCCTTATGG GTATGCCGCCTACAGTCCTGAGTATCCTTATCCTCAG GGAGTTTACAACCCTTATGGAAACCAGCAATACCTTCACATATATGGCATGCCTGGAGCAGTGGGCACAACTATGTATCCATACAATCAGATGAGTCAGGCTGTTCCCGGAAGTCATAATTACACTGCATTGCCAGGATATGCAATGCCTGGCCATCAGATAGTACAGTTTGGTGGACCCAATGTCAATGCTATGACAACGACTTCTGTTCCAACTATTCCATCCCCATTTCCTGCTG GTGTTGGAACACCTATTCAACAACAGCCACAATACTTACTACCTGCACATTCACCTCAATACATGCCAGGTAGCGGTTCTGACCAAAATGCTGGGTGA